The Pelagicoccus enzymogenes genomic sequence ATTTTCTTTCAGCACAGACACCTTCCGGCATTTCGTACAATGCATTCACTCTTGGATCGATCTTCACGATCTCTAGCAAAGAAACTATCCTTGCATCTTCTTCTTCGTGGTTCTCTGCACCACATAAAAACTGCCAGCCACCATCCTCTTCATCGTGGCTCACGTAGAGAATCGGTTTATTTTCTTCGAGCACGTGCTTACATGTAAAGCAGGCTTCGTTCTCTGGGGATGAAAACTTGAATACAACCGGATTTTCTTTCTTTCCGAATAGACCTGAGAATATGCTCATGGTGATGATTGATAGGAAGACTG encodes the following:
- a CDS encoding immunity protein Imm33 domain-containing protein — translated: MKKAVFLSIITMSIFSGLFGKKENPVVFKFSSPENEACFTCKHVLEENKPILYVSHDEEDGGWQFLCGAENHEEEDARIVSLLEIVKIDPRVNALYEMPEGVCAERKSKDGEWKAFKN